In a single window of the Photobacterium profundum SS9 genome:
- a CDS encoding lytic transglycosylase F codes for MRKRFVIALLCFNAFISTSFALEVFPINNTKFTGDLTEISEHGVIRILVSADLGFYYLDKGHPKGITSEMLLLFEQHVLNNTKQKLHLQVIPINRDQLLPALQAGVGDIVAANLTITHQRKKTVDFSSPILSNINEIFITHADKSPITQLKNLSKKNVWIRASSSYYRSVNRINKKLAKQGLETMYVHFIEETLQDYELLQMIQQKIIPMTVLDNHKAEFWDLVTDDLKMHTDFPIRKGGSIGWAFRKDSPELAELVNNFIEKNRYGTLNGNIIFNRYLNSKAWFQKVVSATNIAKFKKLEKRFVRYSNMYDINWLLIAAQAFQESQFDQTKRSHAGAVGIMQVLPQTAKEPYINISNIYNIDNNIHAGVKYMDFILNRYYDTDDIDDMNKMFFALASYNAGPGRINRMRRLAKEQGYDSTKWFNNVEVITRKHVGLEPITYVGNINRYYTVYKQIFSLQNATSQQAALRHKDYLFIPSH; via the coding sequence ATGCGAAAAAGATTTGTCATTGCATTACTATGCTTTAATGCTTTCATTTCGACATCGTTCGCACTCGAAGTCTTTCCCATTAACAATACTAAATTTACTGGTGATCTGACTGAAATAAGCGAGCATGGTGTAATCAGAATACTTGTATCTGCCGACCTTGGTTTTTACTACCTAGATAAAGGTCATCCAAAAGGTATAACCTCTGAAATGCTGTTGTTGTTTGAACAACATGTACTGAACAACACGAAACAAAAGTTGCATTTACAAGTTATTCCCATCAACCGAGATCAATTACTTCCTGCACTTCAGGCCGGAGTCGGTGACATCGTTGCAGCAAATTTGACCATTACACATCAACGAAAAAAAACCGTTGATTTCAGCTCTCCTATTCTTAGTAATATCAATGAAATTTTTATTACCCATGCAGATAAAAGCCCCATCACTCAATTAAAAAATTTATCTAAAAAAAATGTCTGGATCAGGGCAAGCTCTAGTTACTACCGAAGTGTAAATCGCATTAACAAGAAACTCGCGAAACAAGGCCTTGAAACAATGTATGTACACTTCATTGAAGAAACGCTTCAAGACTATGAATTATTACAGATGATCCAGCAAAAAATTATCCCAATGACAGTACTGGATAATCATAAAGCAGAATTTTGGGATTTAGTGACTGATGATTTAAAAATGCATACTGATTTTCCCATCAGAAAAGGAGGATCAATCGGCTGGGCTTTTAGAAAAGACAGTCCAGAGTTAGCAGAATTAGTTAACAACTTTATTGAAAAAAATCGATACGGAACCCTGAACGGCAATATTATCTTTAATCGTTATTTAAACAGTAAAGCATGGTTTCAAAAAGTGGTAAGTGCTACCAATATAGCTAAATTCAAAAAACTTGAAAAACGATTTGTTCGTTACAGCAATATGTATGATATAAATTGGTTATTAATTGCAGCACAAGCTTTTCAAGAGTCTCAATTTGATCAGACTAAACGCTCACATGCTGGCGCTGTAGGTATTATGCAAGTTCTACCTCAAACAGCAAAAGAACCTTATATCAATATTTCAAATATTTATAACATTGATAACAACATTCATGCTGGAGTAAAATATATGGATTTCATATTGAATAGATATTACGACACAGATGACATTGACGACATGAATAAAATGTTTTTTGCTTTAGCAAGCTATAACGCAGGACCAGGACGTATAAATAGAATGCGTAGACTTGCAAAAGAGCAAGGCTATGACAGTACAAAATGGTTTAACAATGTTGAAGTAATAACACGTAAACATGTCGGACTTGAGCCCATTACTTATGTGGGTAACATTAACCGCTATTACACTGTTTACAAACAAATATTCTCTCTACAAAATGCTACAAGTCAACAAGCTGCGTTAAGACATAAGGACTACTTATTTATACCCAGCCACTAG